One genomic window of Xanthobacter dioxanivorans includes the following:
- a CDS encoding efflux RND transporter periplasmic adaptor subunit, which yields MSRTYARGAAAALLFGLLAAPAVSPAARAQGAAPAGAIPVGVVAAELKSVSDAMEFVGRVEAPERVEIRARVKGMLEAVLFKEGETVKEGAPLYRIEKPLFAADVQQAEGDVERAKAALALAKIQRERSEELLAKNAGTVVARDQAVANEESSKGALLTAEAALNTAKINLGYTDIVSPITGRIGRTAVTRGHIVGPESGVLATVVSQDPMYVTFPVSQRDYLEAQKEEGKVDLSNVEVRIKFPDGTVYGEVGRVNFIDVSVSRTTDTVIMRADVPNPAGKLVDGQLVRVELKAGTPEERIVVPQSALIADQGGVYVFVVEDGKAVVRRVKPGASLGANIVVEGLKVGDPVIVEGFEALRPGIGVRATPATGLKG from the coding sequence ATGTCTCGCACCTACGCCCGAGGCGCCGCCGCGGCGCTCCTCTTCGGCCTTCTCGCCGCCCCCGCCGTGTCTCCCGCCGCGCGGGCGCAGGGCGCGGCGCCTGCGGGCGCCATCCCCGTGGGCGTGGTGGCGGCGGAGCTGAAGTCCGTGTCCGACGCCATGGAGTTCGTCGGCCGCGTGGAGGCGCCCGAGCGGGTGGAGATCCGCGCCCGCGTCAAGGGCATGCTGGAGGCCGTCCTGTTCAAGGAAGGCGAGACGGTGAAGGAGGGCGCGCCGCTCTACCGCATCGAGAAGCCGCTGTTCGCCGCCGACGTGCAGCAGGCCGAGGGCGACGTGGAGCGGGCCAAGGCCGCCCTCGCTTTGGCCAAGATCCAGCGCGAGCGCTCGGAAGAACTGCTCGCCAAGAATGCCGGCACGGTGGTGGCGCGTGACCAGGCGGTGGCGAACGAGGAATCCTCCAAGGGCGCGCTGCTCACCGCCGAGGCGGCGCTGAACACCGCCAAGATCAATCTCGGCTACACCGACATCGTCTCGCCCATCACCGGCCGCATCGGCCGGACGGCGGTGACGCGCGGCCACATCGTCGGGCCGGAGAGCGGCGTGCTGGCCACGGTGGTGAGCCAGGATCCCATGTACGTCACCTTCCCGGTGAGCCAGCGCGACTATCTGGAGGCGCAGAAGGAGGAGGGGAAGGTGGACCTCTCCAACGTGGAGGTGCGCATCAAGTTTCCCGACGGCACCGTCTATGGCGAGGTCGGACGGGTGAATTTCATCGACGTGTCGGTGAGCCGGACCACGGATACGGTCATCATGCGCGCCGACGTGCCGAACCCGGCCGGCAAGCTGGTGGACGGGCAATTGGTGCGGGTGGAGCTGAAGGCCGGCACGCCGGAGGAGCGCATCGTCGTCCCCCAGTCGGCGCTCATCGCCGACCAGGGCGGCGTCTACGTGTTCGTGGTGGAGGACGGCAAGGCGGTGGTGCGCCGGGTGAAGCCGGGCGCCTCGCTCGGGGCGAACATCGTGGTGGAGGGCCTGAAGGTCGGCGATCCGGTGATCGTCGAGGGCTTCGAGGCGCTGCGCCCTGGCATCGGGGTGCGCGCGACCCCCGCCACCGGCCTCAAGGGCTGA